TTTGATTGTATGTGGAAATTGCCTTCGAAGTTCAAGCACTATTGTACGTACCTTTGAGATGGATCGATTTATGTTTATGAAAGAGATGGTGAATAATGCTTCTAGTCGACATGCTACATTTGAACAAGTAGATGATAATCGTTTAAAGAAAGAAGGGTAGAGGAAGACACTAAGGAAAGTTCTAACCTAGGTTGATTCACAGAAGTAAAGTCTGGAGTAATCTAAATAGAGTAACTTTACTACACTCAagtattatttaagtttaaatagaAAGTATGGATTACCATATCAAaccaatgataaaaaaattaaaagggattCTCCCTTCTtatgcttttcttgttttttttatttattgcaaTAAGATTGTTTCCATATTGGATTAGGTAGGATAGGATTTGTACAAACTCGTTAACCaacccattaaaaaaaaatcaaccttTGTTTTAGCATTTTTTTATGTCAATCCAACTTAATTTAATCTTGAATAGGTTGAACTGGATTAGATCAATTAggtaaagattttgaaaaacgtttttgtttatttttttttaagttgtaacttttaaatattaacctaattaaaaataattcttaacaaaaattaattctaaGGCTTTAAGTAAGCTATTAACTCAAGTCATAATAAATTTGTCCAAATTAATTCAacacatgaaaagaaaaacacatcaCAATTTGtctataacataaataaataaaagagtgaGTCTCTATTCACTTATTCTAAACTCATCATCCAACACTTATAAAAGTGGCTTAGTTTGGGTTGAGTGAGTTTAACACAAACATAAATGAAACTCAATTTAAACTTATTGGGTAGAATTGGATTGAGTTGGATCATTGGACAGTTCAACTCACTTAGCACTCCTAGATTCCAAGATTAGTAATAACTTTTTAGATCACATAACATTCATGGATTAAACAATGTAGAGTACATCAAACTTAATAAAAGTGAGCGAAATAATATGAAACAGaactatattttctttatctctttaTTCTGAATTATTTCCTGTCCTCGGTCAATGTTCAAAGCTATTGACTTCCCTGGACCATTATTAGGTAATTTATTCTTCATAATAGATAGTTTCACTGTTCAAGTTGGAAATTCCAAATgtagttaatttatatatatatatatatatatatatatatatatagggttaaatatgtttttagtccctgtactttgagttgattttaattcattttcaaactatggtacaatttaatccttcaactttagaaaactctggttttattcctttttaccaaatttttttaactttatttgttgtttcaaatgcgtttctcaattaacattgaagtaaaaatgtgtcaaacagtgtaaacaatctaaatgctataataaaacgtgcttgaaacaacaaataaagttaaaaaaatttggtaaaaatgactaaaaccagaattttctaaagttaaaagactaaattgtatcatagtttgaaaatggactaaaaccaaaatcggctcaaagtataaggactaaaaacatatttaacccatatatatatttgtgtggcTTGTTTGTCGCTGAAATTCAGAATTCGTTTTCTTACGAATCTTCAATTACACAGTTCCTACTCATTAATCTTCAGTTAGCCATCGGTTTAGTTACAACACCTACGTCACACCAAATACATACACTAACGCTTCATAGCTAAAATTGTTTGGAAAGTAAGATAAAAATGGATTTAATTCCTACCACTAACATTTAGGAATTGTAAAACTACTTTGATGAATTTGAAGgatataatgaaaaaagaattacaaaattagcttaataaatttttttaaaaaaatgacagggttaatatttcataaaataatataaaaatataacaggATTAACATTTCTTGTAAAACTTCTACAATTTTAGTACCTTCCCTTCTCAGTTCCTTCCCTGACTCCAATTGCTATTGTTCATTGTATCTCGAGTTAAAAACCTGTAAACTTGAAATGGCTTCAATGTTTACTctaacttcttttaaaattttgcattttaaatttaaaattctcttTCAGTATAATTATCAAGTCCCTTTGCTTGTGGGCTTTCACTGCTTCACAGGGGTCAATTTCTTCACAGTTCTGTAACATAAATCTTATAAAAACAGAAATATGAAGTATTAAGATAAAGTGATTAATTACAAGATAAATTTTCATACATGAGTTATGATTGTTAACTAGGTATAGAAATGtttcatacaaatatttaagTACATGAGCCTTGCCTgatcataaatataaatgtaaggACCCGAAGAACCTTATAATAAATCAAACAATACAAACTACATATGGTAGCAGTTTTCAATAAATACATAAAGTGAACTAACACATAACATTAAGCAACTGATTCACTTTACATACATACACTCGTCTAACAAACTTTACAGCTTTTGACGTGAAGATTGATTACCAGTCATCTGCTCCCTTTGCAACACCAAGAATAATCGCAATTGTACCCAGAACAGCCTGCAAAAAGCAGTTTCACAAACATGGTGTTACCTTCTAATGCTACATGCAACTAACAGGACAAAAAGCTCTGGTAATGTGGACATAAAGACCAAGAGGTTTAGTGCAAAAGCCCTATATAACAAAATTCAGACAAGTAATGGAATAGCTAAAAGAGTACAAGAACTTGAGAGAACTGAAACAGGCTTcaagtgaaaaagaagaaaggataGAATAACTTACAGCAACTACACAAGCAACATATCCAGGTTTCTCTCGATGGTCTACTCTGGAACACAGCATAATTATTGCCCCAACGTACCATGGGATGGCAGCAAGAAAGAAGCCTAGTATAAAccttttacaaaaacaaaatttattggaAATCAACAGCCAATATTAACTTAGTAACAATTTATGTGAAAACTTTAAGAAAGGCATGCCTAATTGTGTAAACGGTCCAACCGTCTGACATTGTGAATAGATATGCTAACGTATATGTACAGTGATATGGCAGAATATCTGCGTGTTCAACCTGATCATAAACCAATCAAAATAATGGCTTCAACCACCTTTCTCTGAATGGCAAGGCGGTAAGAGGAGGGAAAGAGATGTCAATAAGAAAGAACAGGTGTAGACACCGACACAGAAACTGCTGGAAATTCAAAGCAGTTTTGTCCAGAAGGTGACCATGTTCAAAACATGTAAAATGAGTTAATGTTTGAGAAGGGTCTCAAGAAATGGCAAATCCTATGCCATTTCCCTTCTCTCCCTCTCAAGTTGTAATAAGTTCCATTCCCCAGCTATTTAAATGCCAACAGAATGAGAAAACTGTGATATTCCAGTTCCagtaaacaaaaacaagaatgcactcacaataatttaaaaaaataaatgaaaaaaaacactAGAAATGAAATAGCGCATTTTCCTAAAGCACAATAGACAAATTTGAGATTTAAGTTTCAGCAGTAAACAAGATCAACTTTTGTTGATGAAGATTTTAATGATGATTGGTAATAAAAGCTAAAGACAACTTAAAGCAATTATCCAAAAGCAGAAGATTGAAGTTAACATGAACCAAAGAAACACTAGATATGACATACTAAACAACGTATAAAAAAGAGGAATTCTTTTGCTAAATGGATTTATCAATCTTCACCAACAGAATAGGCTAGAAACTATAGTGTGGCTTTGGATTgcataatatttctatttttattatattatattatacattacTTCAAATGTCATGCGCACAAAGGTAACTCAAAATCCTCATTTCCTCATATCTAGTTATCTCCAAGTTACTTCTGATATGTAGTATGCCACTAAGTATTAAATTTACTTACAGACACCAGCCACAACCAAGGCCACAGCAACCAAGGCGCCGTTCTCTTACAGGTCTTCCTTCAGCAACTGCGTAACCTGAATCAATATCACAGAACAAACCCAACCAAAATCTATTAGACTGGAAAATTAAGCCTGCTACCCAACAACGAGACGTGATAACCAAACTCCCACACATAAAATTCTATATTATAAAAGCCAAATGCTCATAATTTCTCCTAAGATGACCAGCTTTGCTCTCACCAGACAAATGCTGCACAATTTCTTACTATTCAATTTAATGAAACAACACGAATAGCTCACCATAAACACGACTCTTGAGCGAATCAGCGTATACAAGTCTTAATTGTAAGATTATCAAACAGAGTAGATTAGTGCTTCTAGCAGTCTATCAACCTGCCAGATCTACCTGTAACCTATCCCGCAACTTCAATCATAGCCAACATCGAATAAACAAAAACCAGGATGGAAAGGGATAAGAAGTAATCACAGTCAAACCAGTGATTAAACAAAAACCGAATCGATTGAACTCTACAACATCAAACTGCGAACAAGATTGTCCGAATCACTCTAGTCACCACACTAACAACCACTACCAATCTCCACtgatcaaacaaaaataaagcaaagtctTACTCACAAAAACCAAGTCAACCCAAGAACAGAAAATTTTCCTCACACAAACATACAGTTGACCTAActttatctctctctctctctctctctctctctctctcttgcaGTACAAATCAAGCAGAACAAAACAAAGCTAAATCGATCTCGAAAGTTCCGATCTTTGATCCAAACCATCACATGAATCACCATTCCAAAAACCAAATTTGGCCCGTTTCGTTTCCAAGCCCAAATCAAAACCAGGAGACtatacaaaaaataagaatcaaagGTCATACCGGGTACAGCTTGGTATCCCGGGTAGTACGGTGGAAGAGGACCAGCGTTGACGGCGCCGGCCGGTGGAACGGGTTGGGGAAAGCCAATAGCGGGATGTGGCTCGGGCGGAGGAGGGTAGTTGGCGACGCCTTGGAAGGTGCCATACTGTGGTGGTGGAGCGGGTAGTGGCTGCGGCGGagggtggtggtgatggtggtggtgctgGTGGCCGACGATGGAGGCTACGGGCTTGTCCTCTTCGGTCATTTTTGTTCTGCTACGTGGTCTCTCAGAGGATTTTGATTTGACTACTGTGAAATGGTGGATGGTGCGAGAGAAATGGTTCGATGAGAGCAGTGGAAATGAATGAATGACTTTTTGTTTTGTGGACCAACTTATATCAAGATTTTAGCGTTTCTGAAAAGTGTACTAGTTTTGTAAAAGGAGAAATCGCGTTGGGTTAGACCGTGTTTGGGAAGGTGTTTAATTTCCGTTAAATGGATATTTTACGTTTTCTTAGACACAAACGTGGAAAATGGGAGACTTGTAGAGTATTTATATACAAACACGGACACATGCTTAGGGAGTTAGTTGATCAACTTCTTCCTAATCACTCACAATAACAAATCTAAACAATTATTTTGTAAGTTCAAACTACTTTATACACAAAGTAAAAGtcaaaaattatatctattttattagaGAGGTTCTACACGAAGTAtagacatttttaatttatcaaaaaattattttatttcctcatTTATTTTCTCCTATAAACATCTTATAAAAAagtttgtcaaaaaaatatgataaataaagaataaatgcatcatttttacaatgttttaaaagatcgttttttatttttctaaaaaaatgtaatgatCATATATGTcaatatttcatattaaattaacttttgatCTAGTTTTCAATctaatctaattttaaatttaattcacaCTCAAAATAACAagtcaaatctaatttatttctagataagtttataaaatttataatttaaaagtatacaTGAcgtcttttttttatcaaactagtataatttttattcaatattattgaaatagattttttttaagaaattatatcCATGAATAGGTCATTTTTACATTAAGCAATTTCATTGTCAAAAGGTCAAGTTATTACAATAGGACTTTGTTTAAGTctcaagaaaaattattttttgtgggaaagtcaatataatataaacataattttgtttAGCCTAATCTAgctttgattattatttttttttaattttcaattgtgacatccctattttttttattttccgaTTATGAgggaaattaaaactttttaaaatcgTAATATATGGAAATccatttatataataacaaaattaataaaatcaaaatgaaataaagtaaaGCCTATTATatagtttctaaaatttatagcAAAAAAAGCTTTAAATAATTCAAGTCGTCTTTTTATTCTTGCATATCATATATTTGACGTATCTGTAACATCTTCTGCTCcggtatctatgtgtatatgtGTTGAACCTCTCTACAAATAATATTAGAGTTCATGATTCAGGTCTGATGACCAGATTCAGACGAGTATGTCCCTCCATGATAAGGTGAAGCCTTGGCAGGTGACCGGACAGATAGCCAGATATATCATGAGAGGTGGAAAGCAAGAGATGCTCAGTATTTGACCATGGATCGTGAAAGAGAACAAAGAGAAGTGATGACTATGGTGTACTCAAGGATAAGAAAAGACTTCTGTTGTAGGGAAGGTGGAGGTGGAGAATcatagtcctttgtttgaggggagGTTTGTTGGGTACAAATAAAGTCTCACAtcagataaaataagagatggacatgaatttatatacacataagataacTCCATTAGTAAGAGGTCTTTTGGAGTGATACCAATTATACCACGACTATACCAACCATATCAATATATAAAGTCTCCAATATAACTTTTATAGAAGGCACTCGAACAATAGATCATAAatctcatccatattttattgTCTATCTTACATAAGTCCTAttctaataataaattcaaattataattaaacccgctaactaaattgtaattcaattattttattatatgtttatttggactcttttgtttatgtatttcctttttcttttcttttcacccaaaatcattcttttttttaatattatctttattttatcatcACTATACTCAATGTTTCAAAAGAAAAGTTTACGGTAACTTTATGatgtatattatattgtaatatcTTATACCCAAAATCTAAAACCAACATATCTTAGCatactttatataatataacataataaatataatatatataacataatgtATCGATCATGAACAAcataccatatatatatatatatatatatatatatctatccTGAACTCACACCATTCACACCATACaattctatattaaaaaaatttaaccaattaatacaataaaaatatttctgcagcattttaattaaaacaacaaacaattctTTATAGCAATTTTAAtccataataacaaataattttctgCGGCACTTTAATGTTAAAACAGGAAATTTCTGGTGTAGTAACAACAATCAAAATAGTCTAATGCATGAAGATTTTCTAATgcaataacaataaaaacaacaagCGGGACGTGGCTCATCACGGGTTAGCCActcagtgagccaacccaactcgactcatttattaaccAGTCAAAAAAAGTCATGAAAAATAAAGccatgaaacaaaaaaaagaagaagaatgcaatgggaagaagaaagaaagcatATGGGCAATACAAGGAGAAGAAGAACCTCTTGTATCTATCCCACCGTTGAAGCTATGAAGATATGGATTGACATATTCAAGAGAAGAGGCACGGCTCCTTTGGCTATAAAGTGCAAaagccaaaatatttttgtaacaaGTGATATAGAAAAAGTATATAGAATGAGAAGTTAAAGTAGATcgattttttaatgtatatgaTATAGATGAGGACCACTAATTCTAATTAACTCCTATAGAATTTGAGGTCTATGCCACGGTGTGGTGGAACAAAACACTTATGGACATTGAGAAAAACAGTATTCCCCATATTGAAAGCAACTTAGAAGTTGCATATTCATTATATTTGTTCATTCTTACTATAGAAGCATTAGGAAAAGGTAAGATAAATGTAACACCCCAATTTAGGATGTCACATGTAAGTAAAAGAACATTCATTACTtagaaaaatatgcaattatGATACCATCAcaatatagtgaaaattttaaaaatttatttcattatggtgaaataattaaaaacatacacaaataataaataatccaATTACAACTCGAAATAACGTATTAAAACTTctcaacataatttatttaattgactATGAACGTTTTGAAAACTCCACTAATAATTCTCCACTCTTCTCTCACTGTACACAACATCAGCATCATCAACACATCCTTTGTAAGATTATATGCTCCCGTATAAATATGTCATCACATGTGGAAACCACAACTActaatgcaagggtgagctaagaAAATCAACACATAATAATGCAATTATCAATTAAAGTCTAAGCTCATAACATCTCTActcaaataaaatacataacACAATAAAGCATTACTAATCAGTACTTCATTCTAGACAAACCATGCCACCACCACCAATCACTATTACCATATGTCTTCTTCCATACTCCAGTGTACATGACATGTTCATCAAAATAGGGCTTACTCACAAGAGTAGGACTTTCCTATTAGCCAAAGCAAGACATGTG
This DNA window, taken from Vigna radiata var. radiata cultivar VC1973A chromosome 5, Vradiata_ver6, whole genome shotgun sequence, encodes the following:
- the LOC106759691 gene encoding 60S ribosomal protein L18a-like protein; the encoded protein is MTEEDKPVASIVGHQHHHHHHHPPPQPLPAPPPQYGTFQGVANYPPPPEPHPAIGFPQPVPPAGAVNAGPLPPYYPGYQAVPGYAVAEGRPVRERRLGCCGLGCGWCLFILGFFLAAIPWYVGAIIMLCSRVDHREKPGYVACVVAAVLGTIAIILGVAKGADDW